From the Brassica napus cultivar Da-Ae unplaced genomic scaffold, Da-Ae ScsIHWf_3088;HRSCAF=3902, whole genome shotgun sequence genome, one window contains:
- the LOC125603094 gene encoding uncharacterized protein YMR315W-like: MANASPPGIAILGAGIFVKTQYIPRLAEISDLVNLKAIWSRSEESAKGAVEVARKHFPGVECKWGDEGLNEIIQDSSILGVAVVIAGQTQVEMSLKMLKVGKHVLQEKPAAASIGEIETAMTSYKNISTDSPCRPIWAVAENYRFEPAFVELKKLVEEIGDMMNVQLIIEGSMNSSNPYFSSSWRRNLDGGFILDMGVHYIAGLRMLVGCEVTSVSATTSHVDKTLPAPDNITSNFQLENGCSGVFVMVVSSRSPKILWRVVGLKGTVQLERGVQDGRHGYMATVYGEGGTSRTIFYPFSGVTEELKAFFNDISGASKEQEPRLSYVEGARDVAVLEAMLESGARNGAVIPVKKF; encoded by the exons atggcGAATGCTTCACCACCTGGAATCGCCATTCTCGGAGCTGGGATCTTCGTCAAGACGCAGTACATTCCTCGCTTGGCTGAGATCTCCGATCTCGTCAACCTCAAAGCCATTTGGAGCCGTTCTGAG GAATCTGCGAAAGGAGCTGTGGAGGTAGCGCGGAAGCATTTTCCTGGAGTGGAGTGCAAATGGGGAGATGAAGGTTTGAATGAGATCATTCAAGATAGTTCCATTCTTGGTGTTGCTGTTGTCATTGCTGGCCAAACCCAG GTTGAAATGTCTCTGAAGATGCTCAAAGTAGGAAAGCACGTCCTTCAAG AGAAGCCAGCTGCTGCTT CAATCGGTGAGATTGAAACTGCAATGACCagctataaaaatatttctactgATTCCCCATGCCGTCCAATCTGGGCTGTGGCTGAAAATTATCGTTTTGAACCAGCTTTTGTTGAG TTGAAGAAACTTGTGGAAGAAATTGGGGATATGATGAACGTCCAACTTATTATCGAGGGATCAATGAACAGTTCCAATCCTTACTTCTCAAGCTCCTGGAGACGAAACTTGGAC GGTGGTTTCATCTTGGATATGGGTGTGCATTACATTGCTGGGTTAAGAATG CTTGTTGGATGTGAGGTAACATCAGTCTCAGCCACCACCTCCCATGTTGATAAGACTTTACCTGCACCAGACAACATTACATCAAACTT TCAGCTAGAGAACGGGTGCTCTGGAGTCTTTGTGATGGTCGTCTCTTCAAGGTCTCCAAAG ATATTATGGAGAGTCGTAGGATTAAAGGGCACTGTTCAACTTGAGCGTGGAGTTCAAGATGGCCGACATGGTTACATG GCCACAGTTTACGGGGAAGGAGGGACATCGAGGACCATCTTTTACCCGTTCAGTGGAGTGACTGAAGAGCTAAAAGCATTCTTCAATGACATCTCAGGAGCTTCAAAG GAGCAAGAGCCTCGTCTATCATACGTGGAAGGTGCTCGGGACGTTGCTGTTCTTGAAGCAATGCTTGAGTCTGGTGCAAGGAACGGAGCTGTTATTCCCGTTAAAAAGTTCTAG